One window of Melospiza georgiana isolate bMelGeo1 chromosome 11, bMelGeo1.pri, whole genome shotgun sequence genomic DNA carries:
- the LOC131088023 gene encoding epidermal differentiation-specific protein-like translates to MNRITVYECANFEGLSREFTCDVPDLHELDFGNCIASLKVEGQPWIAYTDPKYEGEPYAFEEGEYPSVDRPNSFSALRLVHHDLGDPQITLYEHPNFQGACKVVTEETNLAYGYFNDRVASHTVQRGVWLLYQHPGRGGWHCLAWPGEHLADYKLELNFQSRLSHLRPLRPGRPLVSARLLWEQKRVEEEREVLVDEIEGVNETESEQALAASSSREYGTTLWQSFSFSNATSLKAGLSFTLTVEASNIFTVQKGRSESSTRQQRVEVQLPAKIPPRTALSIQVLRKEVTLSVPVLLTITQNESVRTEMGEYRSVSGTNVSARYSLKPLPATGREQAATKGTDTMPGTRMEL, encoded by the coding sequence ATGAACCGGATCACAGTGTACGAGTGTGCCAACTTCGAGGGGCTGAGCCGAGAGTTCACCTGCGACGTGCCTGACCTGCACGAGCTGGATTTTGGGAACTGCATCGCCTCCCTGAAGGTGGAGGGGCAGCCATGGATTGCCTACACGGACCCCAAGTACGAGGGGGAGCCGTACGCCTTCGAGGAGGGCGAGTACCCCTCTGTGGATCGGCCCAACAGCTTCTCAGCACTGCGCCTCGTGCACCACGACCTGGGGGACCCCCAGATCACCCTCTACGAGCACCCCAACTTCCAAGGCGCCTGCAAGGTGGTGACAGAGGAGACCAACTTGGCGTACGGGTACTTCAATGACCGGGTGGCCTCGCACACGGTGCAGCGAGGGGTCTGGCTGCTCTACCAGCACCCCGGCCGGGGcggctggcactgcctggcatGGCCCGGCGAGCACCTCGCCGACTACAAACTGGAGCTGAACTTCCAGTCTCGGCTGTCCCACCTGCGCCCGCTACGGCCTGGGCGGCCCCTGGTCTCGGCACGTCTCCTCTGGGAACAGAAGCGGGTGGAGGAGGAGCGGGAGGTGCTGGTGGATGAGATTGAGGGGGTGAACGAGACCGAGTCGGAGCAGGCGCTGGCGGCCAGCAGCAGCCGGGAGTACGGCACCACGCTCTGGCAGAGCTTCAGCTTCAGCAATGCCACCAGCCTCAAAGCCGGGCTCTCCTTCACGCTGACCGTGGAAGCCTCCAACATCTTTACGGTGCAGAAAGGGCGCAGCGAAAGCAGCACTCGCCAGCAGCGCGTGGAGGTGCAGCTGCCGGCCAAGATCCCCCCGCGCACCGCGCTCAGCATCCAAGTGCTTCGGAAGGAGGTGACGCTCTCCGTGCCGGTGCTGCTCACCATCACCCAGAACGAGAGCGTGCGCACGGAGATGGGCGAGTACCGCAGCGTCTCAGGTACCAATGTCAGTGCCCGCTATAGCTTAAAGCCACTGCCAGCTACGGGCAGGGAGCAGGCGGCCACCAAGGGGACGGACACAATGCCTGGCACCAGGATGGAACTATAG
- the QARS1 gene encoding glutamine--tRNA ligase — MAAAAAAMAAEEAEEALGLFTGIGLSEAKARETLRNGALSALLRRAVLQARSALGPALDKATGTLLYNAAARLKDPKHLGFLVGYIARREILTDLQLSAALEYVRSHPLEPLDVADFERACGVGVCVTPEQIEEAVEAVISKHRAELLAERYHFNMGLLMGEARSQLRWADGKTIKNEVDLQVLHLLGPKTEADLEKKPKVAKARLAPAEKQKVAVVENGDMGTETKSLLEQLRGEALKFHKPGENYKTEGYVVTPNTMALLKQHLAITGGQVRTRFPPEPNGILHIGHAKAINFNFGYAKANGGVCFLRYDDTNPEKEEEKYFTAIRDMVEWLGYQPYAVTHASDYFDQLYTWALELIRRGQAYVCHQKVEEIKGHNPPPSPWRDRPVEESLLLFEDMRKGKFGEGEATLRMKLVMEDGKMDPVAYRVKFTPHHRTGDKWCIYPTYDYTHCLCDSIEHITHSLCTKEFQARRSSYFWLCNALDVYCPVQWEYGRLNLLYTVVSKRKIIRLVETGAVRDWDDPRLFTLTALRRRGFPPEAINNFCARVGVTVAQATMEPHLLEACAREVLNEQAPRAMAVLEPLKVTITNFPAPKALEVLVPNFPADESRGFHKVPFHQTVYIEETDFREEADKGYKRLAPGQPVGLRHTGYIITVQNVIKDVSGRVIELEVTCTKSDVAEKPKAFIHWVSVPLACEVRLYERLFLHKNPEDPSEVPGGFLSDLNPDSLRVVHNALVDSSVRSARPFDKFQFERLGYFSVDPDSEEGKMVFNRTVTLKEDPGKV, encoded by the exons atggcggcggcggcggcagcgatGGCGGCGGAGGAAGCGGAGGAGGCGCTGGGGCTGTTCACGGGCATCGGCCTCAGCGAGGCCAAGGCGCGGGAGACGCTGCGCAACGGGGCGCTCAGCGCGCTGCTGCgccgggctgtgctgcag GCTCGGAGCGCGCTGGGCCCGGCGCTGGACAAGGCCACCGGGACACTTCTGTACAACGCGGCCGCCCGCCTCAAGGACCCGAAACACCTCGGCTTCCTCGTCGGCTACATCGCCCGCAGGGAGATCCTCACCGACCTGCAGCTCAGCG ctgccctggagTACGTGAGGAGCCACCCCTTGGAGCCCCTGGACGTGGCGGACTTTGAGCGGGCTTGCGGTGTGGGTGTCTGCGTCACCCCCGAGCAGATCGAGGAGGCG gtgGAGGCTGTGATCAGCAAGCAccgagcagagctgctggcagagcgcTACCACTTCAACATGGGGCTGCTGATGG GGGAGGCACGGAgccagctgcggtgggcagaCGGGAAGACCATCAAGAACGAGGTGGACCTGCAG GTGCTGCATTTGCTTGGGCCAAAGACAGAAGCTGATctggaaaagaaaccaaag GTGGCAAAGGCCCGTCTGGCCCCAGCAGAGAAACAGAAGGTGGCTGTGGTGGAGAATG GTGACATGGGCACAGAGACAAAgtcactgctggagcagctgcgaGGGGAAGCCCTGAAGTTCCACAAGCCAG GAGAGAACTACAAGACTGAGGGCTACGTGGTGACACCCAACACGATGGCCCTGCTGAAGCAGCACCTGGCAATCACGGGTGGGCAG GTACGGACACGCTTCCCTCCTGAGCCTAACGGGATCCTGCACATTGGCCATGCCAAGGCCATCAACTTCAACTTTGGCTATGCCAAG GCCAATGGTGGCGTGTGCTTCTTGCGCTATGATGACACCAACCccgagaaggaggaggagaaatacTTCACAGCCATCCGGGACATGGTGGAGTGGCTGG GCTACCAGCCTTATGCAGTGACACATGCGTCAGATTACTTTGACCAGCTCTACACCTGGGCCCTGGAGCTCATCCGCAG GGGTCAGGCATATGTCTGCCACCAGAAGGTTGAGGAGATCAAGGGCCACAACCCACCACCCTCGCCATGGCGGGACCGGCCTGTGGAGGAGTCACTCCTGCTCTTTGAG GATATGAGAAAGGGGAAgtttggggagggggaagcCACGCTGAGGATGAAGCTGGTGATGGAGGATGGGAAGATGGATCCCGTTGCCTACCGTGTCAAGTTCACTCCACACCACCGCACTGGGGACAAGTG GTGCATCTACCCCACATATGATTACACACACTGCCTCTGCGACTCCATCGAGCACATCACGCACTCCCTCTGCACCAAGGAGTTCCAGGCCAG GCGCTCCTCCTACTTCTGGCTGTGCAATGCTCTGGACGTTTACTGCCCCGTGCAGTGGGAATATGGGCGCCTGAACCTGCTCTACACCGTGGTGTCCAAGAGAAAGATCATCCGCCTGGTGGAGACGGGTGCTGTGAG GGACTGGGATGACCCACGTCTCTTCACGCTGACGGCCCTGCGCCGGCGAGGCTTCCCCCCCGAGGCCATCAACAACTTCTGTGCACGG GTTGGTGTGACAGTGGCCCAGGCAACAATGGAGCCGCATCTGCTGGAGGCTTGTGCCCGGGAGGTGCTGAATGAGCAGGCCCCCCGTGCCATGGCAGTCCTGGAGCCCCTCAAAGTCACCATCACCAACTTCCCTGCTCCAAAG GCACTGGAGGTCCTTGTGCCCAACTTCCCAGCCGATGAGAGCCGTGGTTTTCACAAAGTGCCCTTCCACCAGACCGTCTACATTGAGGAGACAGACTTCAGGGAG GAGGCAGACAAGGGCTACAAGCGCCTGGCGCCTGGGCAGCCGGTGGGGCTGCGCCACACTGGCTACATCATCACCGTCCAGAATGTCATCAAG GACGTCAGTGGGCGTGTCATTGAGCTGGAGGTGACCTGCACCAAGTCGGATGTGGCAGAAAAGCCCAAGGCTTTCATCCACTGGGTGTCGGTGCCACTGGCCTGTGAAGTGCGGCTCTACGAGCGGCT GTTTTTGCACAAAAATCCTGAGGACCCATCGGAGGTACCTGGCGGCTTTCTGAGTGACCTCAACCCT GACTCCCTGCGTGTGGTGCACAATGCCCTGGTCGACAGCTCTGTCCGCTCCGCTCGGCCCTTTGACAAGTTCCAGTTTGAGCGCCTGGGCTACTTCTCTGTGGATCCTGACAGTGAGGAGGGGAAG ATGGTGTTCAACCGCACAGTGACGCTCAAGGAGGACCCTGGCAAGGTCTGA
- the QRICH1 gene encoding transcriptional regulator QRICH1, translating into MNNSLENTISFEEYIRVKARTIPQHRMKEFLDSLASKGPEALQEFQQTATTTMVYQQAGNCIYTDSTEVAGSLLELACPVTTSIQQQTQPEQQIQVQQPQQVQVQVQVQQSPQQVSAQQLSPQLSVHQASEQPIQVQVQIQGQAQQQASQTIQSQSLQSPSPSQLQAAQIQVQHVQTAQQIQAAELQEEHIQHQQIQAQLVAGQAITGGQQIQIQTVGALSPPPSQQGSPREGERRISSASVLQPVKKRKVDMPITVSYAISGQPVATVLAIPQGQQQSYVSLRPDLLTVDSAHLYSATGTITSPTGETWTIPVYSAQPRGDLQQQNITHIAIPQEAYNAVHVSGSPTTLATVKLEDDKDKMVGSTSVVKNSHEEVVQTLANSIFPAQFMNGNIHIPVAVQAVAGTYQNTAQTVHIWDPQQQQQQPTPQEQGQQQQLQVTCSAQTVQVAEVEPQPQPQTSPELLLPNSLKPEEGLEVWKSWAQTKNAELEKEAQNRLAPIGRRQLLRFQEDLISSAVAELNYGLCLMTREARNGDGEPYDPDVLYYIFLCIQKYLFENGRVDDIFSDLYYIRFTEWLHEVLKDIQPRVSPLGYILSSHVTEEMLWECKQLGAHSPSTLLTTLMFFNTKYFLLKTVDQHMKLAFSKVLRQTKKNPSNPKDKSTSIRYMKAPGMHQTGQKVTDDMYAEQTENPENPLRCPIKLYDFYLFKCPQSVKGRNDTFYLTPEPVVAPNSPIWYSIQPISREQMEQMLTRILVIREIQEALAVANASTMH; encoded by the exons ATGAATAATTCTCTGGAGAACACCATTTCCTTTGAAGAATACATCCGTGTGAAGGCACGAACGATCCCCCAGCACAGGATGAAGGAGTTTCTAGACTCCCTTGCTTCCAAGGGGCCAGAAGCTCTGCAGGAGTTCCAACAGACAGCCACCACCACAATGGTGTATCAGCAGGCTGGCAACTGCATTTACACGGACAGCACAGAGGTGGCTGGGTCTTTGCTTGAACTTGCTTGTCCTGTGACAACCAGTATCCAGCAACAAactcagccagagcagcagataCAGGTGCAGCAACCCCAGCAAGTGCAG GTTCAGGTGCAGGTCCAGCAGTCACCGCAGCAGGTCTCCGCCCAGCAGCTCTCTCCACAGCTCTCTGTCCATCAGGCTTCAGAGCAGCCCATACAGGTGCAGGTGCAGATCCagggccaggcacagcagcaggcatCCCAGACAATACAGAGTCAGTCTCTTCAGAGCCCCAGCCCGTcgcagctgcaggcagcccagatCCAAGTGCAGCATGTGCAGACTGCCCAGCAgatccaggctgcagagctgcaggaggagcacatACAGCACCAGCAGATCCAGGCCCAGCTTGTGGCAGGACAGGCCATTACTGGTGGCCAGCAGATCCAGATCCAGACAGTTGGGGCACTGTCACCCCCACCTTCTCAACAAGGCTCCCCACGCGAGGGAGAGAGGCGGATCAGCTCTGCGAGCGTCCTTCAGCCGGTGAAGAAGCGCAAAGTGGATATGCCTATTACTGTGTCCTATGCTATTTCAGGGCAGCCAGTTGCCACAGTGCTGGCCATTCCTCAGGGCCAGCAGCAAAGTTATGTCTCTTTAAGGCCAGACTTGTTAACAGTGGACAGTGCCCACCTGTACAGTGCCACTGGGACCATTACTAGCCCCACTGGAGAGACGTGGACCATCCCTGTTTACTCTGCTCAGCCACGTGGTGACCTTCAGCAGCAAAACATAACCCACATTGCCATCCCTCAGGAGGCCTACAACGCCGTCCACGTCAGTGGCTCCCCCACAACTCTGGCTACAGTGAAGCTGGAAGATGACAAGGATAAGATGGTGGGAAGTACTTCAGTAGTGAAGAACTCTCATGAGGAAGTGGTGCAGACTCTTGCTAATTCGATCTTTCCAGCACAGTTTATGAATGGCAACATCCACATTCcagtggcagtgcaggctgtgGCAGGGACATACCAGAATACAGCACAGACAGTGCACATATGGGACccacagcagcaacagcagcagcccacaCCACaagagcaggggcagcagcagcagctacaaGTCACTTGCTCA GCTCAAACCGTTCAGGTTGCTGAAGTTGAACCACAGCCGCAGCCACAGACTTCACCTGAACTTCTACTTCCAAACTCTCTGAAGCCAGAAGAAGGTCTTGAAGTGTGGAAAAGCTGGGCACAGACCAAGaatgcagagctggaaaaagaaGCCCAAAATAGACTAGCACCTATTGGAA ggCGTCAGCTGCTGAGGTTCCAGGAAGATCTCATCTCCTCAGCCGTGGCTGAGCTGAACTATGGTCTGTGCTTGATGACACGAGAAGCTCGGAATGGTGACGGTGAACCCTATGATCCAGATGTGCTCTACTACATCTTCCTGTGCATTCAGAAG TATCTCTTTGAAAATGGCCGAGTCGATGACATCTTCTCAGATCTCTACTACATCCGCTTCACTGAATGGCTGCATGAAGTTCTTAAGGACATACAGCCCCGTGTTTCACCTCTTG GTTACATCCTCTCCAGTCATGTAACAGAAGAGATGCTGTGGGAGTGTAAGCAGCTTGGAGCTCACTCCCCTTCCACCTTGCTCACTACACTGATGTTTTTTAATACAAA ATACTTCCTGTTGAAAACAGTAGACCAGCACATGAAGCTGGCCttctccaaggtgctgaggcaGACCAAGAAGAACCCTTCTAATCCCAAGGATAAAAGCACGAGTATCCGCTACATGAAGGCTCCAGGCATGCACCAGACAGGACAGAAAG TTACAGATGACATGTATGCAGAGCAGACCGAGAATCCAGAGAACCCCCTGAGGTGTCCCATAAAGCTGTATGACTTCTACCTCTTCAAATG CCCCCAGAGTGTGAAAGGCCGGAATGACACCTTTTACTTGACCCCGGAGCCAGTGGTGGCCCCCAACAGCCCGATCTGGTATTCCATCCAGCCGATCAGCAGAGAGCAGATGGAGCAGATGCTCACCCGCATCCTGGTGATACGAGAGATTCAGGAAGCTCTTGCCGTGGCTAATGCCAGCACCATGCACTAA